The proteins below are encoded in one region of Drosophila santomea strain STO CAGO 1482 chromosome 2R, Prin_Dsan_1.1, whole genome shotgun sequence:
- the LOC120444339 gene encoding EH domain-binding protein 1 isoform X1: MASVWKRLQRNFKRAAKFQFTASYHDLHLETTAKWRPSNLSIVWTRRSRRVASAPLPWEPDMMNPLVGNIAWPVPDNHTISVTLFKDPRTHELEDKDWTFVIEDVTPMGKKRVLANASINMRKYASIESTQQSFTLTLKPVSKKITAASLELTISCVFLREGKATDEDMQSVVSMMSVNNNDVAPLDDLEDIPDLDGFSEITDNFNDFTQQLEHMTTSLNGCIDVATPQSVPSLSEDPTPLAESFNHLHFELEADGKREAATKLDLPTAASGGSSGAEESLKTPNGLQPLVDKTPIRSPDEVMQPQQTPAESLKSKTKETFDKMVTSTPLEPNISKDDVKPKKKRALFFTEKEDEQSLRVESVSEDTTKTIGDNSTTKEKPKEESQSSKDASSVVVPSAKRPELQPLNLKKSYEPSPTPEPAPAPAPASVINESIGSGFSTSGSLNNSLKPVEKIVLKENTPGQDLLEWCKEVTKDYPNVKVTNLTTSWRNGMAFCAIIHHFVPELIDMSKLSAHDVVGNCRIGFDAAESLGIPRVIEPRDMNMLTVPDKLAVMTYLHQLRAHFTGKQLKIEQIGSTADESSYVIGDYKSDNLSQNRINFSHPKSLLLHQNSFDEEINGSNKSEQLSPTSKKDVKNLILYNSKNILDKVLSPTKDKNSINASQHANQSPMLSCQTPPPQDEALDKGSQPGGKENSSITTIDPQAASRILTRHKLMSEKAKLMMEKRKLNKTSDANDEERQQRLREQARRLILETRVKSGGSIESPTRPKLERTISPIHNGAEEFYMEHVKKLEPGSPSHRLSDPKVLQSFNAIVDRVSPKHEKRGDKLSYIDSELEALEREQEAIDQKASNLEAKLRAVMGGNPSNNRRGGARNSNPFLRLIRNSIGGGDVIRIKLLDSDDESLFGGGAGSGGGRSGACSEDDDRDSSSDSVCNSGDELHTRLRPRPRSHSCFVNVNKNHPSTINTPAHLRPHHVHHVVPYTHLLDSSPSALSSQQSSCDNLPACSDDDEVLALAATGRAASLRRQQDRHRRRRQRRERRSHLCHSPSHCETEETEEQLLSQWFTLVNKKNALLRRQMQLNILEQEKDLERKYTMLNQELRAAQSVEDWRKTEVQREKERLLLEELMTIVDKRDQLVQHLHNQEIAIEDDQEIARKLEHVDISAEKDKCVLQ; this comes from the exons ATGGCCAGTGTATGGAAGCGATTGCAGCGCAATTTCAAGCGAGCCGCCAAATTCCAGTTCACCGCATCGTACCACGATCTGCATCTGGAAACCACCGCCAAGTG GCGGCCGTCGAACCTCTCCATCGTTTGGACCAGAAGATCTAGACGAGTGGCCAGTGCTCCCTTGCCATGGGAGCCGGACATGATGAACCCCCTGGTGGGCAACATAGCCTGGCCAGTGCCCGACAATCACACCATATCTGTCACCCTATTCAAGGATCCCCGGACACACGAGCTGGAGGACAAGGACTGGACGTTCGTCATCGAAGAT GTCACTCCGATGGGCAAGAAACGTGTGCTGGCCAATGCCAGCATCAATATGAGGAAGTATGCCAGCATAGAATCCACTCAGCAGAGCTTTACATTGACACTAAAGCCAGTCTCGAAGAAGATTACGGCGGCCAGTTTGGAACTCACGATTAGCTGTGTATTCTTGCGAGAAGGAAAGGCTAC AGATGAGGACATGCAGAGCGTTGTCTCCATGATGTCCGTGAACAATAATGATGTGGCGCCTTTGGATGATTTGGAGGATATTCCCGATCTAGATGGCTTCAGTGAGATTACGGACAATTTTAATGACTTTACCCAGCAACTGGAGCATATGACAACTAGCCTAAATGGCTGCATTGATGTGGCCACGCCTCAAAGTG TACCCTCGTTATCTGAAGATCCAACTCCGTTGGCCGAGTCATTTAATCACTTGCATTTTGAACTAGAAGCCGACGGCAAGCGGGAAGCTGCCACCAAGTTAGACTTGCCCACAGCTGCATCCGGTGGTTCTAGTGGTGCTGAAGAGTCCCTGAAAACGCCGAATGGACTGCAACCGCTGGTGGACAAAACGCCAATAAGGTCACCAGATGAAGTTATGCAGCCACAGCAGACACCGGCGGAGTCATTGAAGTCTAAAACTAAAGAAACCTTTGACAAAATGGTCACCTCAACGCCCCTCGAACCCAACATTAGCAAGGATGATGTGAAGCCAAAGAAGAAGAGGGCTCTATTCTTCACTGAAAAGGAGGATGAGCAGTCCTTAAGGGTGGAAAGTGTCAGTGAGGATACCACCAAGACTATCGGCGACAACAGCACCACTAAGGAAAAGCCCAAAGAAGAAAGCCAGTCCAGCAAGGATGCCTCATCCGTGGTGGTTCCGAGTGCCAAGCGCCCTGAACTGCAGCCCCTGAACTTAAAGAAGAGCTACGAACCCTCGCCGACACCTGAACCCGCACCTGCACCCGCACCCGCATCTGTGATAAACGAATCGATTGGATCGGGTTTTAGTACCTCTGGCTCGTTGAACAACAGCCTCAAGCCGGTGGAGAAGATCGTGCTGAAGGAGAACACGCCCGGGCAGGATCTGCTGGAGTGGTGCAAAGAAGTTACCAAAGACTACCCCAATGTGAAGGTTACCAACCTTACGACTAGCTGGCGCAACGGCATGGCCTTCTGCGCTATTATTCATCACTTTGTGCCGGAGCTCAT TGATATGTCCAAGCTGAGCGCCCATGACGTTGTGGGCAACTGTCGGATTGGCTTCGATGCGGCGGAGTCATTAGGAATACCTCGTGTAATCGAGCCGCGCGACATGAATATGCTGACAGTACCGGACAAGTTGGCCGTGATGACTTATTTGCATCAGTTGCGGGCGCACTTCACCGGCAAGCAGCTAAAAATTGAGCAAATCG GTTCAACGGCAGACGAATCGAGCTACGTGATTGGAGACTACAAGTCGGACAATTTGTCGCAGAATCGTATTAACTTTTCACACCCCAAGTCGTTGTTGCTGCATCAAAACTCATTCGATGAGGAGATAAACGGTTCAAATAAGTCGGAGCAACTATCTCCCACAAGCAAAAAGGATGTGAAGAATCTGATTTTGTACAACTCTAAGAATATTCTGGACAAGGTGCTGTCGCCCACCAAGGACAAGAACTCTATCAACGCATCGCAGCACGCAAATCAGTCGCCCATGCTCAGCTGCCAGACACCGCCGCCGCAGGATGAAGCGCTGGATAAGGGGTCACAACCGGGTGGCAAGGAGAACAGCTCCATAACCACCATTGATCCCCAGGCAGCCAGT CGAATTTTAACGCGCCACAAGCTGATGAGCGAAAAAGCCAAGCTGATGATGGAAAAGCGAAAGCTTAACAAAACCAGCGACGCGAACGAC GAGGAGAGGCAGCAGCGTCTGCGGGAACAGGCTCGTCGCCTTATCCTGGAGACTCGTGTGAAGAGCGGTGGCTCCATCGAGAGTCCAACCAGGCCCAAGTTGGAGCGCACCATCTCGCCGATCCACAACGGAGCCGAGGAGTTCTACATGGAGCACGTGAAAAAGCTGGAGCCAGGCAGTCCTAGTCATAGGTTAAGTGATCCGAAGGTTCTACAGTCCTTCAACGCAATCGTGGACCGCGTCTCACCAAAGCACGAGAAGAGG GGTGACAAGCTGTCCTACATCGATTCCGAGCTGGAGGCCCTCGAGCGGGAGCAGGAGGCTATCGACCAGAAGGCCAGCAATCTGGAGGCCAAGCTGCGCGCCGTAATGGGCGGCAATCCAAGTAATAATCGTCGGGGTGGCGCTAGAAACAGCAACCCCTTCCTTAGGCTAATCCGAAATAGTATTGGTGGTGGTGATGTGATACGCATTAAGCTGCTCGACTCGGATGACGAGAGCCTTTTTGGTGGAGGTGCCGGTAGTGGTGGCGGTCGTAGCGGAGCGTGCAGCGAGGACGACGACAGGGACTCGTCCAGCGATAGTGTCTGCAACTCCGGCGACGAGTTGCACACGCGTCTGCGCCCCCGGCCACGCTCCCATTCGTGttttgtgaatgtgaataAGAACCATCCATCGACCATAAACACGCCCGCTCATCTGCGCCCGCATCATGTGCATCATGTTGTGCCCTACACCCACCTGCTAGACAGTTCCCCGTCGGCGCTCTCCTCGCAGCAGTCTTCCTGTGATAATCTGCCTGCGTGCAGCGATGATGACGAGGTCCTGGCGCTGGCGGCCACTGGTCGTGCGGCCTCCTTGCGGCGGCAGCAGGATCGCCATAGGCGACGCCGTCAGCGGCGGGAGCGGCGCTCCCATTTATGTCACAGTCCCAGTCATTGTG AGACCGAGGAGACAGAGGAGCAACTGCTATCGCAATGGTTTACGCTGGTCAACAAGAAGAACGCACTCCTCCGACGACAAATGCAGCTAAATATTCT CGAACAAGAAAAAGATTTGGAGCGAAAGTATACAATGCTTAATCAAGAGCTCCGCGCTGCGCAGTCTGTGGAAGATTGGCGCAAGACGGAAGTTCAGCGGGAGAAGGAGCGACTGCTGCTCGAGGAACTGATGACGATTGTCGACAAGCGTGACCAGTTGGTTCAGCATTTGCACAACCAAGAGATAGC GATCGAAGACGACCAGGAGATCGCGAGAAAACTGGAGCACGTGGACATCAGTGCTGAAAAAGACAAATGTGTTCTTCAATAG
- the LOC120444339 gene encoding EH domain-binding protein 1 isoform X3: MASVWKRLQRNFKRAAKFQFTASYHDLHLETTAKWRPSNLSIVWTRRSRRVASAPLPWEPDMMNPLVGNIAWPVPDNHTISVTLFKDPRTHELEDKDWTFVIEDVTPMGKKRVLANASINMRKYASIESTQQSFTLTLKPVSKKITAASLELTISCVFLREGKATDEDMQSVVSMMSVNNNDVAPLDDLEDIPDLDGFSEITDNFNDFTQQLEHMTTSLNGCIDVATPQSADGKREAATKLDLPTAASGGSSGAEESLKTPNGLQPLVDKTPIRSPDEVMQPQQTPAESLKSKTKETFDKMVTSTPLEPNISKDDVKPKKKRALFFTEKEDEQSLRVESVSEDTTKTIGDNSTTKEKPKEESQSSKDASSVVVPSAKRPELQPLNLKKSYEPSPTPEPAPAPAPASVINESIGSGFSTSGSLNNSLKPVEKIVLKENTPGQDLLEWCKEVTKDYPNVKVTNLTTSWRNGMAFCAIIHHFVPELIDMSKLSAHDVVGNCRIGFDAAESLGIPRVIEPRDMNMLTVPDKLAVMTYLHQLRAHFTGKQLKIEQIGSTADESSYVIGDYKSDNLSQNRINFSHPKSLLLHQNSFDEEINGSNKSEQLSPTSKKDVKNLILYNSKNILDKVLSPTKDKNSINASQHANQSPMLSCQTPPPQDEALDKGSQPGGKENSSITTIDPQAASRILTRHKLMSEKAKLMMEKRKLNKTSDANDEERQQRLREQARRLILETRVKSGGSIESPTRPKLERTISPIHNGAEEFYMEHVKKLEPGSPSHRLSDPKVLQSFNAIVDRVSPKHEKRGDKLSYIDSELEALEREQEAIDQKASNLEAKLRAVMGGNPSNNRRGGARNSNPFLRLIRNSIGGGDVIRIKLLDSDDESLFGGGAGSGGGRSGACSEDDDRDSSSDSVCNSGDELHTRLRPRPRSHSCFVNVNKNHPSTINTPAHLRPHHVHHVVPYTHLLDSSPSALSSQQSSCDNLPACSDDDEVLALAATGRAASLRRQQDRHRRRRQRRERRSHLCHSPSHCETEETEEQLLSQWFTLVNKKNALLRRQMQLNILEQEKDLERKYTMLNQELRAAQSVEDWRKTEVQREKERLLLEELMTIVDKRDQLVQHLHNQEIAIEDDQEIARKLEHVDISAEKDKCVLQ; this comes from the exons ATGGCCAGTGTATGGAAGCGATTGCAGCGCAATTTCAAGCGAGCCGCCAAATTCCAGTTCACCGCATCGTACCACGATCTGCATCTGGAAACCACCGCCAAGTG GCGGCCGTCGAACCTCTCCATCGTTTGGACCAGAAGATCTAGACGAGTGGCCAGTGCTCCCTTGCCATGGGAGCCGGACATGATGAACCCCCTGGTGGGCAACATAGCCTGGCCAGTGCCCGACAATCACACCATATCTGTCACCCTATTCAAGGATCCCCGGACACACGAGCTGGAGGACAAGGACTGGACGTTCGTCATCGAAGAT GTCACTCCGATGGGCAAGAAACGTGTGCTGGCCAATGCCAGCATCAATATGAGGAAGTATGCCAGCATAGAATCCACTCAGCAGAGCTTTACATTGACACTAAAGCCAGTCTCGAAGAAGATTACGGCGGCCAGTTTGGAACTCACGATTAGCTGTGTATTCTTGCGAGAAGGAAAGGCTAC AGATGAGGACATGCAGAGCGTTGTCTCCATGATGTCCGTGAACAATAATGATGTGGCGCCTTTGGATGATTTGGAGGATATTCCCGATCTAGATGGCTTCAGTGAGATTACGGACAATTTTAATGACTTTACCCAGCAACTGGAGCATATGACAACTAGCCTAAATGGCTGCATTGATGTGGCCACGCCTCAAAGTG CCGACGGCAAGCGGGAAGCTGCCACCAAGTTAGACTTGCCCACAGCTGCATCCGGTGGTTCTAGTGGTGCTGAAGAGTCCCTGAAAACGCCGAATGGACTGCAACCGCTGGTGGACAAAACGCCAATAAGGTCACCAGATGAAGTTATGCAGCCACAGCAGACACCGGCGGAGTCATTGAAGTCTAAAACTAAAGAAACCTTTGACAAAATGGTCACCTCAACGCCCCTCGAACCCAACATTAGCAAGGATGATGTGAAGCCAAAGAAGAAGAGGGCTCTATTCTTCACTGAAAAGGAGGATGAGCAGTCCTTAAGGGTGGAAAGTGTCAGTGAGGATACCACCAAGACTATCGGCGACAACAGCACCACTAAGGAAAAGCCCAAAGAAGAAAGCCAGTCCAGCAAGGATGCCTCATCCGTGGTGGTTCCGAGTGCCAAGCGCCCTGAACTGCAGCCCCTGAACTTAAAGAAGAGCTACGAACCCTCGCCGACACCTGAACCCGCACCTGCACCCGCACCCGCATCTGTGATAAACGAATCGATTGGATCGGGTTTTAGTACCTCTGGCTCGTTGAACAACAGCCTCAAGCCGGTGGAGAAGATCGTGCTGAAGGAGAACACGCCCGGGCAGGATCTGCTGGAGTGGTGCAAAGAAGTTACCAAAGACTACCCCAATGTGAAGGTTACCAACCTTACGACTAGCTGGCGCAACGGCATGGCCTTCTGCGCTATTATTCATCACTTTGTGCCGGAGCTCAT TGATATGTCCAAGCTGAGCGCCCATGACGTTGTGGGCAACTGTCGGATTGGCTTCGATGCGGCGGAGTCATTAGGAATACCTCGTGTAATCGAGCCGCGCGACATGAATATGCTGACAGTACCGGACAAGTTGGCCGTGATGACTTATTTGCATCAGTTGCGGGCGCACTTCACCGGCAAGCAGCTAAAAATTGAGCAAATCG GTTCAACGGCAGACGAATCGAGCTACGTGATTGGAGACTACAAGTCGGACAATTTGTCGCAGAATCGTATTAACTTTTCACACCCCAAGTCGTTGTTGCTGCATCAAAACTCATTCGATGAGGAGATAAACGGTTCAAATAAGTCGGAGCAACTATCTCCCACAAGCAAAAAGGATGTGAAGAATCTGATTTTGTACAACTCTAAGAATATTCTGGACAAGGTGCTGTCGCCCACCAAGGACAAGAACTCTATCAACGCATCGCAGCACGCAAATCAGTCGCCCATGCTCAGCTGCCAGACACCGCCGCCGCAGGATGAAGCGCTGGATAAGGGGTCACAACCGGGTGGCAAGGAGAACAGCTCCATAACCACCATTGATCCCCAGGCAGCCAGT CGAATTTTAACGCGCCACAAGCTGATGAGCGAAAAAGCCAAGCTGATGATGGAAAAGCGAAAGCTTAACAAAACCAGCGACGCGAACGAC GAGGAGAGGCAGCAGCGTCTGCGGGAACAGGCTCGTCGCCTTATCCTGGAGACTCGTGTGAAGAGCGGTGGCTCCATCGAGAGTCCAACCAGGCCCAAGTTGGAGCGCACCATCTCGCCGATCCACAACGGAGCCGAGGAGTTCTACATGGAGCACGTGAAAAAGCTGGAGCCAGGCAGTCCTAGTCATAGGTTAAGTGATCCGAAGGTTCTACAGTCCTTCAACGCAATCGTGGACCGCGTCTCACCAAAGCACGAGAAGAGG GGTGACAAGCTGTCCTACATCGATTCCGAGCTGGAGGCCCTCGAGCGGGAGCAGGAGGCTATCGACCAGAAGGCCAGCAATCTGGAGGCCAAGCTGCGCGCCGTAATGGGCGGCAATCCAAGTAATAATCGTCGGGGTGGCGCTAGAAACAGCAACCCCTTCCTTAGGCTAATCCGAAATAGTATTGGTGGTGGTGATGTGATACGCATTAAGCTGCTCGACTCGGATGACGAGAGCCTTTTTGGTGGAGGTGCCGGTAGTGGTGGCGGTCGTAGCGGAGCGTGCAGCGAGGACGACGACAGGGACTCGTCCAGCGATAGTGTCTGCAACTCCGGCGACGAGTTGCACACGCGTCTGCGCCCCCGGCCACGCTCCCATTCGTGttttgtgaatgtgaataAGAACCATCCATCGACCATAAACACGCCCGCTCATCTGCGCCCGCATCATGTGCATCATGTTGTGCCCTACACCCACCTGCTAGACAGTTCCCCGTCGGCGCTCTCCTCGCAGCAGTCTTCCTGTGATAATCTGCCTGCGTGCAGCGATGATGACGAGGTCCTGGCGCTGGCGGCCACTGGTCGTGCGGCCTCCTTGCGGCGGCAGCAGGATCGCCATAGGCGACGCCGTCAGCGGCGGGAGCGGCGCTCCCATTTATGTCACAGTCCCAGTCATTGTG AGACCGAGGAGACAGAGGAGCAACTGCTATCGCAATGGTTTACGCTGGTCAACAAGAAGAACGCACTCCTCCGACGACAAATGCAGCTAAATATTCT CGAACAAGAAAAAGATTTGGAGCGAAAGTATACAATGCTTAATCAAGAGCTCCGCGCTGCGCAGTCTGTGGAAGATTGGCGCAAGACGGAAGTTCAGCGGGAGAAGGAGCGACTGCTGCTCGAGGAACTGATGACGATTGTCGACAAGCGTGACCAGTTGGTTCAGCATTTGCACAACCAAGAGATAGC GATCGAAGACGACCAGGAGATCGCGAGAAAACTGGAGCACGTGGACATCAGTGCTGAAAAAGACAAATGTGTTCTTCAATAG
- the LOC120444339 gene encoding EH domain-binding protein 1 isoform X6 → MASVWKRLQRNFKRAAKFQFTASYHDLHLETTAKWRPSNLSIVWTRRSRRVASAPLPWEPDMMNPLVGNIAWPVPDNHTISVTLFKDPRTHELEDKDWTFVIEDVTPMGKKRVLANASINMRKYASIESTQQSFTLTLKPVSKKITAASLELTISCVFLREGKATDEDMQSVVSMMSVNNNDVAPLDDLEDIPDLDGFSEITDNFNDFTQQLEHMTTSLNGCIDVATPQSVPSLSEDPTPLAESFNHLHFELEADGKREAATKLDLPTAASGGSSGAEESLKTPNGLQPLVDKTPIRSPDEVMQPQQTPAESLKSKTKETFDKMVTSTPLEPNISKDDVKPKKKRALFFTEKEDEQSLRVESVSEDTTKTIGDNSTTKEKPKEESQSSKDASSVVVPSAKRPELQPLNLKKSYEPSPTPEPAPAPAPASVINESIGSGFSTSGSLNNSLKPVEKIVLKENTPGQDLLEWCKEVTKDYPNVKVTNLTTSWRNGMAFCAIIHHFVPELIDMSKLSAHDVVGNCRIGFDAAESLGIPRVIEPRDMNMLTVPDKLAVMTYLHQLRAHFTGKQLKIEQIGSTADESSYVIGDYKSDNLSQNRINFSHPKSLLLHQNSFDEEINGSNKSEQLSPTSKKDVKNLILYNSKNILDKVLSPTKDKNSINASQHANQSPMLSCQTPPPQDEALDKGSQPGGKENSSITTIDPQAASRILTRHKLMSEKAKLMMEKRKLNKTSDANDEERQQRLREQARRLILETRVKSGGSIESPTRPKLERTISPIHNGAEEFYMEHVKKLEPGSPSHRLSDPKVLQSFNAIVDRVSPKHEKRGDKLSYIDSELEALEREQEAIDQKASNLEAKLRAVMGGNPKTEETEEQLLSQWFTLVNKKNALLRRQMQLNILEQEKDLERKYTMLNQELRAAQSVEDWRKTEVQREKERLLLEELMTIVDKRDQLVQHLHNQEIAIEDDQEIARKLEHVDISAEKDKCVLQ, encoded by the exons ATGGCCAGTGTATGGAAGCGATTGCAGCGCAATTTCAAGCGAGCCGCCAAATTCCAGTTCACCGCATCGTACCACGATCTGCATCTGGAAACCACCGCCAAGTG GCGGCCGTCGAACCTCTCCATCGTTTGGACCAGAAGATCTAGACGAGTGGCCAGTGCTCCCTTGCCATGGGAGCCGGACATGATGAACCCCCTGGTGGGCAACATAGCCTGGCCAGTGCCCGACAATCACACCATATCTGTCACCCTATTCAAGGATCCCCGGACACACGAGCTGGAGGACAAGGACTGGACGTTCGTCATCGAAGAT GTCACTCCGATGGGCAAGAAACGTGTGCTGGCCAATGCCAGCATCAATATGAGGAAGTATGCCAGCATAGAATCCACTCAGCAGAGCTTTACATTGACACTAAAGCCAGTCTCGAAGAAGATTACGGCGGCCAGTTTGGAACTCACGATTAGCTGTGTATTCTTGCGAGAAGGAAAGGCTAC AGATGAGGACATGCAGAGCGTTGTCTCCATGATGTCCGTGAACAATAATGATGTGGCGCCTTTGGATGATTTGGAGGATATTCCCGATCTAGATGGCTTCAGTGAGATTACGGACAATTTTAATGACTTTACCCAGCAACTGGAGCATATGACAACTAGCCTAAATGGCTGCATTGATGTGGCCACGCCTCAAAGTG TACCCTCGTTATCTGAAGATCCAACTCCGTTGGCCGAGTCATTTAATCACTTGCATTTTGAACTAGAAGCCGACGGCAAGCGGGAAGCTGCCACCAAGTTAGACTTGCCCACAGCTGCATCCGGTGGTTCTAGTGGTGCTGAAGAGTCCCTGAAAACGCCGAATGGACTGCAACCGCTGGTGGACAAAACGCCAATAAGGTCACCAGATGAAGTTATGCAGCCACAGCAGACACCGGCGGAGTCATTGAAGTCTAAAACTAAAGAAACCTTTGACAAAATGGTCACCTCAACGCCCCTCGAACCCAACATTAGCAAGGATGATGTGAAGCCAAAGAAGAAGAGGGCTCTATTCTTCACTGAAAAGGAGGATGAGCAGTCCTTAAGGGTGGAAAGTGTCAGTGAGGATACCACCAAGACTATCGGCGACAACAGCACCACTAAGGAAAAGCCCAAAGAAGAAAGCCAGTCCAGCAAGGATGCCTCATCCGTGGTGGTTCCGAGTGCCAAGCGCCCTGAACTGCAGCCCCTGAACTTAAAGAAGAGCTACGAACCCTCGCCGACACCTGAACCCGCACCTGCACCCGCACCCGCATCTGTGATAAACGAATCGATTGGATCGGGTTTTAGTACCTCTGGCTCGTTGAACAACAGCCTCAAGCCGGTGGAGAAGATCGTGCTGAAGGAGAACACGCCCGGGCAGGATCTGCTGGAGTGGTGCAAAGAAGTTACCAAAGACTACCCCAATGTGAAGGTTACCAACCTTACGACTAGCTGGCGCAACGGCATGGCCTTCTGCGCTATTATTCATCACTTTGTGCCGGAGCTCAT TGATATGTCCAAGCTGAGCGCCCATGACGTTGTGGGCAACTGTCGGATTGGCTTCGATGCGGCGGAGTCATTAGGAATACCTCGTGTAATCGAGCCGCGCGACATGAATATGCTGACAGTACCGGACAAGTTGGCCGTGATGACTTATTTGCATCAGTTGCGGGCGCACTTCACCGGCAAGCAGCTAAAAATTGAGCAAATCG GTTCAACGGCAGACGAATCGAGCTACGTGATTGGAGACTACAAGTCGGACAATTTGTCGCAGAATCGTATTAACTTTTCACACCCCAAGTCGTTGTTGCTGCATCAAAACTCATTCGATGAGGAGATAAACGGTTCAAATAAGTCGGAGCAACTATCTCCCACAAGCAAAAAGGATGTGAAGAATCTGATTTTGTACAACTCTAAGAATATTCTGGACAAGGTGCTGTCGCCCACCAAGGACAAGAACTCTATCAACGCATCGCAGCACGCAAATCAGTCGCCCATGCTCAGCTGCCAGACACCGCCGCCGCAGGATGAAGCGCTGGATAAGGGGTCACAACCGGGTGGCAAGGAGAACAGCTCCATAACCACCATTGATCCCCAGGCAGCCAGT CGAATTTTAACGCGCCACAAGCTGATGAGCGAAAAAGCCAAGCTGATGATGGAAAAGCGAAAGCTTAACAAAACCAGCGACGCGAACGAC GAGGAGAGGCAGCAGCGTCTGCGGGAACAGGCTCGTCGCCTTATCCTGGAGACTCGTGTGAAGAGCGGTGGCTCCATCGAGAGTCCAACCAGGCCCAAGTTGGAGCGCACCATCTCGCCGATCCACAACGGAGCCGAGGAGTTCTACATGGAGCACGTGAAAAAGCTGGAGCCAGGCAGTCCTAGTCATAGGTTAAGTGATCCGAAGGTTCTACAGTCCTTCAACGCAATCGTGGACCGCGTCTCACCAAAGCACGAGAAGAGG GGTGACAAGCTGTCCTACATCGATTCCGAGCTGGAGGCCCTCGAGCGGGAGCAGGAGGCTATCGACCAGAAGGCCAGCAATCTGGAGGCCAAGCTGCGCGCCGTAATGGGCGGCAATCCAA AGACCGAGGAGACAGAGGAGCAACTGCTATCGCAATGGTTTACGCTGGTCAACAAGAAGAACGCACTCCTCCGACGACAAATGCAGCTAAATATTCT CGAACAAGAAAAAGATTTGGAGCGAAAGTATACAATGCTTAATCAAGAGCTCCGCGCTGCGCAGTCTGTGGAAGATTGGCGCAAGACGGAAGTTCAGCGGGAGAAGGAGCGACTGCTGCTCGAGGAACTGATGACGATTGTCGACAAGCGTGACCAGTTGGTTCAGCATTTGCACAACCAAGAGATAGC GATCGAAGACGACCAGGAGATCGCGAGAAAACTGGAGCACGTGGACATCAGTGCTGAAAAAGACAAATGTGTTCTTCAATAG